In a single window of the Nocardioides sp. L-11A genome:
- a CDS encoding methionine synthase, which produces MTRGTGVGSFPGSTQHDYDEALAIVLGELAADEHGLAFVPEVPGRGAGAGLTGRTLGLVTELDADLQPEGWRLTGTSGAAPVDQRRARSLLAQDLDALEERAAGHAGPFKTQVAGPWTLAATVERPRGDKVLADHSARRDLAQALALAVAEHLADLRRRLPDATELILQVDEPALPTVLAGGVPTASGFGKHRTVHPPEASEALAWVLDAATAAGATPWVHSCAPGVPIGLLRGAGARGVMLDLDLLDADGHDAAAEALEAGDTVVAGIVPTTGALPSDRALIERVLRWLDLLGLDPELVGTSLAVSPTCGLAGATPAAARQALKLSRAVARSVSG; this is translated from the coding sequence ATGACCCGGGGCACGGGCGTCGGCTCCTTCCCCGGCAGCACCCAGCACGACTACGACGAGGCGCTCGCGATCGTCCTCGGCGAGCTCGCGGCCGACGAGCACGGACTGGCCTTCGTCCCCGAGGTCCCCGGCCGCGGCGCCGGTGCCGGCCTGACCGGCCGCACCCTGGGCCTGGTCACCGAGCTCGACGCCGACCTGCAGCCCGAGGGATGGCGGTTGACCGGCACGTCCGGCGCGGCCCCGGTCGACCAGCGCCGCGCCCGCAGCCTGCTCGCCCAGGACCTCGACGCCCTCGAGGAGCGTGCCGCCGGCCATGCCGGGCCGTTCAAGACCCAGGTGGCCGGGCCCTGGACGCTGGCCGCCACCGTGGAGCGGCCACGCGGCGACAAGGTCCTCGCCGACCACAGTGCCCGCCGGGACCTGGCCCAGGCCCTCGCGCTGGCCGTCGCCGAGCACCTCGCCGACCTCCGCCGGCGGCTGCCGGACGCCACCGAGCTGATCCTCCAGGTCGACGAACCGGCGCTGCCGACGGTGCTCGCGGGCGGCGTACCGACGGCCTCGGGGTTCGGCAAGCACCGCACCGTCCACCCACCCGAGGCCAGCGAGGCGCTGGCCTGGGTGCTCGACGCGGCGACGGCGGCCGGCGCGACCCCTTGGGTGCACAGTTGCGCCCCGGGGGTGCCGATCGGCCTGCTCCGCGGCGCCGGGGCCCGGGGCGTGATGCTCGATCTCGACCTGCTCGACGCCGACGGCCACGACGCCGCCGCCGAGGCGCTGGAGGCCGGCGACACGGTCGTGGCCGGCATCGTGCCGACGACCGGAGCCCTGCCGAGCGACCGGGCGCTCATCGAGCGGGTCCTGCGCTGGCTGGACCTGCTCGGCCTCGACCCGGAGCTGGTCGGCACCTCCCTGGCGGTCTCGCCGACCTGCGGCCTGGCCGGCGCCACCCCCGCGGCCGCGCGACAGGCGCTGAAGCTGTCCCGAGCGGTCGCGAGGTCCGTGTCAGGCTGA
- the mnmA gene encoding tRNA 2-thiouridine(34) synthase MnmA: MKVVAAMSGGVDSAVAAARAVEAGHEVTGIHLALSRNPKSYRTGARGCCTIEDANDARRAADVIGIPFYVWDLSDRFHTDVVEDFMDTYAAGQTPNPCLRCNEKIKFAAVLDRALALGFDAVATGHYADVRSSPDGGVELHRAVDAAKDQSYVLGVLDEQQLRHSLFPLGDTPKPQVRAEAAARGLLVADKPDSHDICFVADGDSTGWLREKLGDRAPNQGGEILDDATGEVLGHHEGTFGFTIGQRKGLRIGRPAPDGRPRYVLDIEPVSGTVTVGPRERLAVDGIEGDRLRWCGRPLDAGTVLDGDGVTVQLRAHGTEHRAVVRVGGDVLQVDLIEPALGIAPGQAVVVYDGTRVVGSATITGTRRVTG, translated from the coding sequence GTGAAGGTCGTCGCCGCCATGTCCGGGGGAGTGGACTCCGCCGTCGCCGCCGCCCGCGCCGTCGAGGCGGGGCACGAGGTCACCGGCATCCACCTGGCGCTCTCGCGCAACCCGAAGTCGTACCGCACCGGTGCCCGCGGCTGCTGCACCATCGAGGACGCCAACGACGCGCGCCGTGCGGCCGACGTGATCGGCATCCCGTTCTACGTCTGGGACCTCTCCGATCGCTTCCACACCGATGTGGTCGAGGACTTCATGGACACCTACGCGGCCGGGCAGACACCCAACCCGTGCCTGCGCTGCAACGAGAAGATCAAGTTCGCCGCCGTCCTCGACAGGGCGCTGGCGCTGGGCTTCGACGCCGTGGCCACCGGGCACTACGCCGACGTCCGTTCGAGCCCCGACGGCGGCGTCGAGCTGCACCGGGCCGTCGACGCCGCGAAGGACCAGTCCTACGTGCTGGGCGTGCTCGACGAGCAGCAGCTGCGACACTCGCTGTTCCCGCTGGGGGACACTCCGAAGCCGCAGGTGCGGGCCGAGGCCGCCGCGCGCGGCCTGCTGGTCGCCGACAAGCCCGACAGTCACGACATCTGCTTCGTCGCCGACGGCGACAGCACCGGCTGGCTGCGTGAGAAGCTCGGCGACCGCGCGCCCAACCAGGGCGGCGAGATCCTCGACGACGCGACCGGGGAGGTGCTCGGCCACCACGAGGGCACCTTCGGGTTCACCATCGGCCAGCGCAAGGGCCTGCGGATCGGCCGGCCGGCGCCCGACGGCCGCCCCCGCTATGTCCTCGACATCGAGCCCGTCTCCGGCACCGTCACCGTCGGACCGCGCGAGCGACTGGCCGTCGACGGGATCGAGGGCGACCGGCTGCGCTGGTGCGGGCGGCCACTCGATGCGGGCACCGTCCTCGACGGCGACGGCGTGACGGTCCAGCTGCGTGCCCACGGCACCGAGCACCGGGCGGTGGTCCGGGTGGGCGGCGACGTCCTGCAGGTCGACCTGATCGAGCCTGCGCTCGGCATCGCCCCCGGCCAGGCCGTCGTCGTGTACGACGGCACCCGGGTGGTCGGGTCGGCCACCATCACCGGCACCCGGCGGGTGACCGGATGA